Part of the Henckelia pumila isolate YLH828 chromosome 2, ASM3356847v2, whole genome shotgun sequence genome is shown below.
GTAAAATGTATAGGGCAAGCTGTCATAATTTGTAATTCGAGCATGCTCTAGTAAATTGCTTTATTTAAGAGGTTTTAGTTTAGCATTATCCTTCACCAAAAAATAGATACAGACCCACATTAATCCACGTCATTTCACCAGCGACGTTGCTCAAGAAATGGTAATTGAAACACCAAGAAAATTTAAGAAGCATCAAATTTACTATTAACAAGGGTATACCAGCCAAACAAGAACACTGTGCTGACTCCAACGGTGAGAAGCTCGGTGATAGATGAAACTTGATGGACGATTAATTTGCGCTCCATTTGATGCACAATTTTGAGAATCTATATGATATTTTGCATGAAAAAGACACATTCGTTAGCTAAAAATCAGCTGAATTTGTCCCAAGAGAGAGAAACGACGAGGACATATCATAGTATCTGCATAAATCACCATTAGAACCGTCTGCACGTAATAGGCCCCGAAAAGCCATTGTCTTGGCATGATTTTCCCATGCTCTCCAGCTATAGATCTGCATCAATGCTCGTACTTTTAGCCTAATAAATTACGAAGTAGCGCGTGTTTATTCAGATACATAACTTTATAGATGATATATTGACCTTGATCATGGCTAGTGCAACGGCCAAAAAACTGTACGAGACGTGCATAACAACCAGAACAAATAAGAGACGATGAAGCTGCTCAAGGCTTTCATGTGATGCAAATGGTTGATGATCCTATAACAAAATACCGCACATCAGGAAAATTATTCTCAGATGTTAATACTACTTTTCATTACTAACTTATCACAAACATAACTAAAGAATCATAACAAGGCACAATTTGGAAACCAACAAATACACCTCTGGGCAAAAATCTTTATGCAAGTCATCCAATAATCTCCGCGGGATCGAGAAGCTCGTATTATTAGGCCTTGTATCAAGAGCATGATTTACAAATGCTTGACGATCGAGGTTATAGTGAGGTGCACATGGATAGAACCGGCTGCTCAAAGCAGATGATTTTACACAAATTTTTGGCACGAAAATTAACCAATGGCCCATCAGCAACGATAGAACACCAAACACCATCAGCTCTGGTTGAATCCaacaaaaaatctcaaaattatcaaacaaatcaaaatgcAAAAGCCGAAGTGAACATCCAACAACAAGCAGAAAATGTTAAATGAATATTAtagagaaaaatataattttgatgcAAGATATCATCGAAAGAATATATCGTCGTTTTTACCTTCAGTAATTTTGTTCAGCGCAGCGAGAAGATGCTTCCTTTTAGTCCTATCCAACCACTATAacccagaaaaaaaaaaaaaaaaatttcaagctCCAAGAATCACAAATGGGTTTCAAGAAACACAAACTATAAACAAATATATACGTTTAATTATAAATCAAGATTTAACCTTTCCAAATTTCTTCAAACCTCCATGAATCAAAAACCCAGTACCAACCAAAAGTGAAGTGACAGTGGCAACAGTCCATGTGGGTGTTTCAGACAAGGATCTTCCGTCCATTTGTTTTTCCAAATGCAAGAAAGCATTTAGATTTTGTTTCCAAGTTAACCTTTGATGCTGAAGCGAGCTAGCTAACTACTAGCtacttttgaataaaaattaaatctttTTCTTAGCAGGTGCGAAAAATAATAGCCCATTGATTCCAATAAGCCAggattaatatattatattatattatatatgcatgtatgtatgtatatgtatattatattataatacgAACAATAAAACAGCTTCCACCTGCCAACAAATAGTGGGTTGCATGGGGGCTATGAAGTAGGCAAGGAGAATTCAAGGCTGGCCAAATCAAGGAGTTTAATAATACCAGTAAATGATAATGAAAGTGAATAATAACTGATAAATGATGATAAGTAATTCATTTTTTCATCTTGCAAAGAGTCCGTTTGgatactataaaaaaaaaattttttaaaaaggcTTTTTTAAGCTCtaattttggatttttaaaaaaactctaaatttgttttaaaaattatttttttatgcacTTAAATGATCATCCAAACACTTTATAAATGATAATACCAGTAAATGATGATAAGAGTAAATAATacctttgataaaaaaaaaaggtgaaTAATACCAGTAAATGATAATAAAAGTGAATAATAACTGATAAATGATGATAAGTAATTCATTTTTTCCCCTTACAAAGGATATTCTTCATTTTGTTACCGTGCAGTCGTATTTCAAATTATCACTTACAAATGGCCCGAAAATGATAAAGAATCGATAGTATCCAAAACTATATACGTATGTTTCGATATTATTATTAGTggtgggttttcggtataccgtatcaaaaaaattagtatgaaaaaattcatactgaTACCGATATCAAAATTTCggaatttttatatggaaaaaattgatattaataTCGTGCAGATATCAAAACCAAATTCgaattaccaaaaaaatgtttatatgtcgaaaaaatttcggtacgatattccgaaaaatcaatatttttgttCGGTATCCCAAccctaaatttattattatccaTGGATTAACTAGATtatcattatttattattatattattattattattattaagttCCAAAATGTAAATTGTCCCACAAcagcaataattttttttaattataagaaACTAGAAACAAGAATGTGTAATCAAATGAATCTATACACTGTTTGAACACGGGAAATCGATCCTGAGAACCGCCACGCTTGTGTTTGGTTGGCGTGATCCGATCCAATCAAATGTTTTGGTTGTAATTTTGTGTACAAATTATTTATCTCACGTGAATCATCATCATTTACATATttcttttgtttattttcttttgtttatatttatattaatccataatttgaaaaaggaaaaaatttgaatttatcatctaatatcaaattttaaatcaatcaaaccaaacatATAAATTTTACTGATCACaatatatattacttatctatacaATCACATGACACATCCCACCCAACTAAATAGACTTTGTATAAATAAAGTACGTACATAGCATTAAACCTAAGATATTAAGGCAAATGGCCCCACCAGTGGTAAGTGATCGAACTAACATACTGACGTTTTAAATGTTTCATTGAATATAAGCTAGTGATGTAGTCCAATAAAGGTTTAATTCAGAAGCAAGCAGCCTACCCCAAATAAATGCTAAATCCTACTTTTTGCAAGCCCGCCGCTCTGTCCAAACAAATatgaaatatacatatacacgcAATGGAGAATGTGACATTTCCATTATATATATTTACCCACCTCAAcaattgttaattattttacACATTGCCGTTTAAGTTAACTAATTGCCAAGATTAGTCCaagatgaaatttttttatatagattttggttagttaATTTGTTTTCGAAACttataattttttgtttattttttgccTATCAACTAGTGATTTTGTTGGCAAAATCGATCGTAACTTAtctactaataataataataattggagGTTATATTCGTCTCACATTTTTAATGGGGTGTACAAATTTGGTTCTATTGTAATAAAGGATCGAGCAAATTTAGGAGAATAATTTGTTGGTTTTTCTTGATAAATTGAATGCTAACCTTTTCAAATTTTGTGGATGAAAGTGTTGAAAGAAAACTTGTGTGATATAGTAAGTTATGTGAAGCCACCGTCCCATATTCGTGATCCGACCGATTAATAGTAAGTTATAATATTGATGTgataaattcatgattaaaataaTACAAGTTGAACTCTACCCGCGCCGAAAGAATCTCACCACTATCAGTAGTCAGTACAAATGGCAACAAAAGAGTTTAGGCTTAGCTCCGTTGATTGTTCCCCTTAATGAGACCATACAAGGATTATCGGTCATTTTGATTTTAACTATCCGTACGTCATTGACCTTAACGAAGAATGTGGTTGGCCCGAAGACACGATCATCACACACCTCGCATGTGCAGCAACGCTTGCAACTTACAAGGCATGCATGCCAACCTCGTTGCGAAGAGTTAAACATGGTTGGAGTTGTGCAAACTACGTGTTTTTATGTCGGAGTAAGGGCTCTTACCTCACACCATAACGTAAAGGAAAACGACTTGCAGTTCACATTTCAGGAATTTTGCAAAGAGTTTATCGTGGTTGGAGTTGGAGCAAGGGCTCTTACGGCACACCATAAAAATTTACGTAAAGGGTTGGGAAGAGGAAACGACTTACAGTTCGCATTTCTGGAATTTTCCGTGGGCGGCTCGGCTCTTTAGCCTACATATTTCCACGGAGTTTAATCGTGTTTGTTTTTTTCTAATATGTTCGAAGTTGagaggaagaagaaaagaaaagaaaaaaaaccaaCTCTGACTTCAAAAAACAtccattcaaaacataaaccaGCACCACCTTTAAGAAAGGATCTCAATCTTAATATGAGAATATTTTGTACAATATGCAGCCCCCAACCAAATCTTTGGTTTACATCCCACTCAAGTATATCCATATTGAGGTCAGCCATCTTTGCAGTCAAAGATACAATTTGATGGAAATGTAAAAAACAGATCAAAACAGGGGATTTTAAACTATTAACAAGATCATAACAGATCACAACTCAAAGAAAACATAGCATCCCAGGAAGTATTTTTACGGTTCAGATGAAATCATGTCTAAATTGGATAACGTAACAATCTGTGAACACTTGTCAGCTAGTAAGTGGACTAGCATCCATAGAATAAATTGAAGTATATTCTGATCAAATTAGATTCAAGTCCATCAATTCCGAACATGGTCAATAATAGTATAAAGTTCCATTAGAGAGaagaaaattaaatcacatttTTCGGTTCTACATTTCTACTACATATGATGTAGATAGCTTCCATGCGGTTCAATGAAACTTTAAATTACGCGAAAATAAGTTTGAAAACAAATGGAGAAAAGAGCACACATTACATAATTTTCACCAAAACAAATGGGCAAGTAGACTGCAAAGATGGTGACCTCAATATGGATATAATTGAAACAAGATTCGATAACAAGAAGAAATATGAATACGAatacatttttcaaaaattcaccAACTAAATGCTCAAGAGGGCAAACAAACTCATTGCCCAGGTATAGAAACTTAGCATTGCATAATATCAACCAAAGTTTTATTTCATTATATCTGCCTCTTGCTTTGCATTAGCTAATTTAGCCCGCCATTGTACTTGCACATCACCAAGATACATAAAATAGCAAAGAGAAAACACCGTATAAACTTCAATACATTAAACGATATTCAAAATGAGTAGATCTTGACAAATCTAGTGGATCAACGACCAGACTAAAACTCCATAAAAGGAAGTAGGAACACAAATTTAAGTCATCATATCACCATATTTATACAATTGTATACCAATTACCACCATTCAAAAGAAAGTTTTCCTTCACAGAATCAGTTGATAGCATGTCAAGACAACAATCaaaatccattccaagtcatATGAAATAACCAACTTATCATCCTATAAGCATAACCCATCAGATTATAGTGACAGCACATGAAAATATTCCAATGGGAATCGCAAAAAGAGCAAAATAGAAGACCAGATTGTCAAATTGCCTCATCCACGAGGTGCTTCTGCGCATTGCCTAGCAAAGTGACCAAATTTGCCACAAGTGAAGCACTTTCCTCCATCAGGGCCTCCGCTAGACCTCCCAGAGCCGCCACCCCCTCTGCTGTTCCCACCACCCACACACTCCCTTGCTATATGCCCGGGCTCACCGCAAGTAAAACAAACCCCATTACCACCATTCCCATAGCCGCCACCCCCTCTACTGTTCCCACCACCCACACACTCTCTTGCCATATGCCCAGGCTCACCACAAGTAAAACAAACCCCATTACCACCATTCCCAAAGCCGCCACCCCCTCTACTGTTCCCACCCCCCACACACTCTCTTGCCATATGCCCAGGCTCACCACAAGTAAAACAAACCCCATTGTTTCCATTCCCAAAGCCGCCACCCCCTCTACTGTTCCCACCACCCACACACTCTCTTGCCATATGCCCAGGCTCACCACAAGTAAAACAAGCCCCATTACTTCCGTTTCCCCGACGGTTCCAATTGGGGCACTCCCTCGCTATGTGCCCATACCCACCACAGGTATAACAACCGCCGCCATTCCCACCGTTACTCCCGCCGTCGCAATCCCTAGCCATATGCCCTACCTGTCCACAATGAAAACactcgccgccgccgccgccgccgcgaTATCCATAGCCATTCCCATTAGTCCTCCGACCATTAAACCCGTATCCACCACGGCCATCTCTGTCATTCCGCCTCCGGGAAGTGGAATCGACGGGGCCACCTCCAGGGGCGGTGACGTCAATAGCTTTGGTCTTAGCTCCATCCAAAATTATCGTGAACTCGACTGTTTGACCCTCGTACAGCGTACGAAATCCCTCGGACTTGACGGCGGATTGATGAACGAACAAATCTTCGCCACCTTCATCGGGTTGGATGAATCCATAGCCTTTCAGATCATTGAATCTCGTCACAACTCCTTTCGATCGAGGAACTTTCTCGTCCGCCATAACTAAAAGATGACCAAAACCCTAAAACCCCCAATACGACAAATAATCCCACCGTATATATAAAGGCACAATTTAAaccttcgattttttttttttttcattttttaaccCTTTAACACTGAATTTGCGTTTTTATGTAGTGTTTGAGAAAGCTTTTAGGAaacatttctcaactttttgttaacaaaattttaaaaaaaattaaatttttataatcgAAAAAGCTGAAAAGTGTTTTTAATAAGTTATTCCAAACGCTACCTTAGTCATGtaacttatatttttttaagtcaTATTAATAGTGAATTTTCACTTTAAGTCATGTAatctgtattttttttaatttttggtatGTAGTTTCTGCCTAAAATTGTTTATGTGCCAAACATGAATGATATGAAACAGCTTTGtttaaaacccaaaaaaaacataaatccaAATCGAAGAAACAAAATATCGATCGAAAATGGAATTTTTTTAGTtcagatataaattttaaaataaaaaattatgtgattcgatttcattatatatgtcaaaaccgaaccgacaaaaaaacaaaaaaacatataaGTTATGGGACTACAAAATGCATATTCAATGTTGATAggacaaaaatgaaaaaaaaaaaaaaaaaaaaaagggtgcaAGTTGAGACAAAAAATGCAAGCTCGCTGATTACATAACCAAAATGAAAAATATCAAATTACAgaactaaaaatataattatcccACAAAAATCATGAGTTGTATTGAATTTCCATTTGACACTATATATCATCAGGCCAATTTTCTCCATACATAAAATTGATTTGGAACTTTGTGTagtacataaaataaaatgaaagaatACACTTTTTATATTAATCGATCAAGTGCTAATAACATAAATCAGAATGTAAATAATAATGACATTTTAAAACTCATCACCATATTTGCCCATATTAAGTGTCACATGTTTATTTTGTGAAACGTCCTATTCAACCCAAACTATTTTAAAATGTTACATATTATTGTAGATACGGATCGAATTCTCACAAGATACTTATTCATCAATTGATCGATGCATCGAAACTACTATAACCTAACACTTGTTTTTGGCGTATAATATAACCTAACACTTGCATAAATGAGAGAATATCATTTTAAGCAagaaatatttgatgaaattATGGTATGAGAAAACATCAAAACACCACCTTcttacaattttttaaaataaaattaaatatgatgcaattgaaaggattttttttttttttgagaaggaaaggatttttttttaagagtAATTGAAAGGATATTTAGTTttagtaaaaaaataaatttacgaGCAAGAATAAATGCACGATCGATCCTCTTTCGACTTTCGTAACGGATATATTATGGCAAAGAAAGCTCATGAATCTCTACaaaatgattgaaatttgtTGCAAAACAATTTTCCTATTTACACATTACAGACAAATTAAGCCAGAGACATGAAAATTGATCATATCTGCACAAGAAAACCAAGAATCAGTAAACTTCCACATTCCACTGCTCTCCTTTCTTCAACTGCTTTTTGTAATCAATCCAGTCAATACCTAGACACAAGATCAAATACATTGGACTAAACAGGGATAGTATGCATGGAACACAGGCAGGGGCGGATTCGAGGTTCTAGGTGAACC
Proteins encoded:
- the LOC140883365 gene encoding uncharacterized protein, translated to MADEKVPRSKGVVTRFNDLKGYGFIQPDEGGEDLFVHQSAVKSEGFRTLYEGQTVEFTIILDGAKTKAIDVTAPGGGPVDSTSRRRNDRDGRGGYGFNGRRTNGNGYGYRGGGGGGECFHCGQVGHMARDCDGGSNGGNGGGCYTCGGYGHIARECPNWNRRGNGSNGACFTCGEPGHMARECVGGGNSRGGGGFGNGNNGVCFTCGEPGHMARECVGGGNSRGGGGFGNGGNGVCFTCGEPGHMARECVGGGNSRGGGGYGNGGNGVCFTCGEPGHIARECVGGGNSRGGGGSGRSSGGPDGGKCFTCGKFGHFARQCAEAPRG